In Artemia franciscana unplaced genomic scaffold, ASM3288406v1 Scaffold_601, whole genome shotgun sequence, a genomic segment contains:
- the LOC136043436 gene encoding keratin-associated protein 19-2-like, protein MRVLMSMLVCFTFVCFISFAAARPRGGAISGAQQDDPLAVIGQGPQEGNKQKREEKSGFGGFGGYGGHGFGSGYGHSGYGGYNGGYGQGGYGGFGQGGYGYGGYGGYGGFGHGYGGFF, encoded by the exons CTCGTTTGCTTCACCTTCGTGTGCTTCATCAGTTTTGCAGCTGCCCGGCCAAGGGGTGGAGCCATATCTGGGGCACAGCAAGATGATCCATTAGCAGTTATTGGACAGGGGCCACAAGAAG gaaacaaacaaaaaagagaggAGAAGAGTGGATTTGGTGGTTTTGGAGGATATGGAGGTCATGGCTTTGGAAGCGGCTATGGCCATAGTGGATATGGAGGTTACAATGGAGGATACGGCCAAGGAGGCTATGGTGGTTTTGGCCAAGGAGGTTATGGTTACGGAGGCTACGGAGGCTATGGAGGATTTGGCCATGGATATGGTGGCTTTTTCTAA